In Kitasatospora sp. NA04385, a single genomic region encodes these proteins:
- a CDS encoding carbohydrate ABC transporter permease, with the protein MAPPARSPRAPGRRPVPVVRTLLAAAVGLVMLLPLYWMVLTAFSPLTDLYSTGPHWWPSAPTLHNFRTVLALPTGTWLMNSVVVTLCVVALTVTVNLLAGYAFAKTRFRGRSTLFLVLVGTMTVPLQVLMVPQFKMVGGLGLFGTFWAVILPASSATFGIFLSRQFMLAIPDEVIEAARCDGAGQFRTFVSVVLPLSKPLIAVLSLLTFLNQWNDFAWPLTVLKDHDLYTLSVGLLFLQGQYTSDYGAIMALALISVLPMVVIFLCFQRYFVQGFARSGIK; encoded by the coding sequence ATGGCTCCCCCCGCGAGGTCCCCCCGTGCCCCCGGCCGCCGCCCCGTCCCGGTGGTCCGCACGCTGCTCGCCGCCGCCGTCGGCCTGGTGATGCTGCTGCCGCTGTACTGGATGGTCCTCACCGCGTTCTCGCCGCTGACCGACCTCTACTCCACCGGCCCGCACTGGTGGCCCAGCGCCCCGACCCTGCACAACTTCCGGACGGTGCTCGCCCTGCCGACCGGCACCTGGCTGATGAACTCCGTCGTGGTCACGCTGTGCGTGGTGGCGCTGACCGTCACCGTCAACCTGCTGGCCGGCTACGCCTTCGCCAAGACCCGCTTCCGCGGCCGCAGCACGCTGTTCCTGGTGCTGGTCGGCACGATGACCGTGCCGCTCCAAGTGCTGATGGTGCCGCAGTTCAAGATGGTCGGCGGGCTCGGCCTGTTCGGCACCTTCTGGGCCGTCATCCTGCCCGCCTCCTCCGCGACCTTCGGCATCTTCCTCTCCCGGCAGTTCATGCTCGCCATCCCCGACGAGGTGATCGAGGCCGCCCGCTGCGACGGCGCCGGCCAGTTCCGCACCTTCGTCTCGGTGGTCCTGCCGCTCAGCAAGCCGCTGATCGCGGTGCTGTCGCTGCTGACCTTCCTCAACCAGTGGAACGACTTCGCCTGGCCGCTGACCGTCCTCAAGGACCACGACCTCTACACCCTGTCGGTCGGCCTGCTCTTCCTCCAGGGCCAGTACACCTCCGACTACGGCGCGATCATGGCGCTCGCGCTGATCAGCGTGCTGCCGATGGTCGTGATCTTCCTCTGCTTCCAGCGCTACTTCGTCCAGGGCTTCGCCCGATCGGGAATCAAGTGA
- a CDS encoding D-2-hydroxyacid dehydrogenase: MSQHTAHAADGPVHYLSTLSFPEPWLDAVRAVSPRLVVEQITADRPEDVPAEVWARTDVLHTGSVFPEPGQAPRLSWIQLDTSGADHLRGTPVWDSPAPITSIGGISPVPMAEYVMMMVLGFAHRLPRLIAVQREGRWPSLAERWDTLMPRRLAGATVGVVGYGRIGREIGRLAAAHRMTVLGLKRGTAARTGEFFGAAHGEDPAELYTPDRLHEFLARCDYLVLTCPLTDETRGMMDRAAFDALKPGAVLINVSRGGIADEDAMTAALRSGRLAGAALDVFDTEPLPAGHPLWTEPGVIVSPHVAGFAPDYEQQVLDLVTGNLARHLDGRPLLNLVDRVRGY; the protein is encoded by the coding sequence ATGAGCCAGCACACCGCACACGCCGCCGACGGCCCCGTCCACTACCTCTCCACCCTGTCCTTCCCCGAGCCCTGGCTCGACGCGGTCCGCGCCGTCTCCCCGCGCCTGGTGGTCGAGCAGATCACCGCCGACCGCCCCGAGGACGTCCCCGCCGAGGTCTGGGCCCGCACCGACGTCCTGCACACCGGATCGGTCTTCCCCGAACCCGGGCAGGCCCCCCGGCTGAGCTGGATCCAGCTCGACACCTCCGGCGCCGACCACCTGCGCGGCACCCCGGTCTGGGACAGCCCGGCCCCGATCACCTCCATCGGCGGCATCTCGCCCGTCCCGATGGCCGAGTACGTGATGATGATGGTCCTCGGCTTCGCCCACCGGCTGCCCCGGCTGATCGCCGTCCAGCGGGAGGGCCGCTGGCCGAGCCTCGCCGAGCGGTGGGACACCCTGATGCCCCGCCGGCTCGCCGGCGCCACCGTCGGCGTCGTCGGCTACGGCCGGATCGGCCGGGAGATCGGCCGGCTCGCCGCCGCGCACCGGATGACCGTGCTCGGCCTCAAGCGCGGCACCGCCGCCCGCACCGGCGAGTTCTTCGGCGCCGCGCACGGCGAGGACCCGGCCGAGCTGTACACCCCGGACCGGCTCCACGAGTTCCTCGCCCGCTGCGACTACCTGGTGCTGACCTGCCCGCTCACCGACGAGACCCGCGGCATGATGGACCGGGCCGCCTTCGACGCGCTCAAGCCCGGCGCCGTCCTGATCAACGTCTCCCGCGGCGGCATCGCCGACGAGGACGCGATGACCGCCGCGCTGCGCTCCGGCCGCCTCGCCGGCGCCGCCCTCGACGTCTTCGACACCGAGCCGCTGCCCGCCGGACACCCGCTGTGGACCGAGCCCGGCGTGATCGTCAGCCCGCACGTGGCCGGCTTCGCGCCCGACTACGAGCAGCAGGTGCTCGACCTCGTCACCGGCAACCTGGCCCGCCACCTCGACGGCCGCCCCCTGCTGAACCTGGTGGACCGTGTCCGCGGCTACTGA